A single Anabrus simplex isolate iqAnaSimp1 chromosome 10, ASM4041472v1, whole genome shotgun sequence DNA region contains:
- the LOC136881901 gene encoding dnaJ homolog subfamily B member 6, translating to MVDYYQILEVSRTASTTDIKKAYRTLALRWHPDKNPQNLDEATKKFKEISEAYEVLSDDKKRRVYDQYGKDGLGEAARSRYRHDVDDYDLNFFPFTFRDPVDVFQEFFGSSPFQDLFPGMGGPQNQRHGNPNSHNTVSSRFFSPFGNFGFGMDFDDSLGNQNAGLGGFTSFSTINSGGGGPSRGTVRSTSTSTKYIDGKKITTKKVYENGKETVIIFENDKLISKTVNGVAQSITYS from the coding sequence ATGGTGGACTACTACCAGATCCTGGAGGTATCCCGAACTGCTTCTACCACAGATATCAAGAAAGCATACCGAACGCTAGCATTGAGATGGCATCCCGATAAAAATCCACAGAATCTTGATGAAGCTACTAAGAAGTTCAAAGAAATTTCAGAAGCCTACGAGGTTCTTTCTGATGATAAGAAAAGGAGAGTCTATGATCAGTATGGCAAAGATGGTTTGGGAGAAGCAGCTCGATCTCGTTATCGTCACGACGTTGACGACTATGATTTGAACTTTTTCCCATTCACTTTCCGAGATCCTGTAGACGTTTTCCAAGAGTTCTTTGGATCATCACCATTCCAAGACTTGTTTCCAGGTATGGGAGGACCACAGAATCAGCGGCATGGAAATCCCAATTCACACAATACTGTCAGTTCACGGTTCTTCAGCCCCTTCGGTAACTTTGGATTTGGAATGGATTTTGATGATTCACTTGGAAATCAGAATGCGGGGCTTGGAGGCTTCACGTCCTTCTCTACTATCAATAGCGGCGGTGGTGGTCCAAGCAGGGGCACAGTGAGGAGCACATCCACTTCAACGAAGTATATTGATGGTAAGAAGATCACTACCAAGAAAGTGTATGAAAATGGCAAGGAGACTGTAATAATTTTCGAGAACGATAAGTTAATTTCAAAGACTGTGAATGGTGTTGCTCAATCGATCACCTATAGTTAA
- the LOC136881902 gene encoding peroxiredoxin 2, giving the protein MPLPSLQKPAPVFEGTAVVNGQFKDISLSQFKGKYVVLFFYPLDFTFVCPTEIIGFSDRAAEFRNINCEVIAASCDSQFSHLAWVNTPRKQGGLGEMDIPLLADKSGKIARSYGVLDEETGIPFRGLFIIDGNQVLRQITVNDLPVGRSVDETLRLVQAFQYTDTHGEVCPAGWKPGAKTMIPNPSASKEYFSTLDG; this is encoded by the coding sequence ATGCCTCTGCCATCTCTTCAGAAGCCAGCCCCAGTGTTTGAGGGAACTGCTGTTGTTAATGGCCAGTTCAAGGATATATCTCTTTCTCAGTTTAAAGGAAAATACGTGGTATTGTTCTTTTATCCTTTAGACTTCACTTTTGTATGTCCTACGGAGATAATTGGATTTTCTGACCGAGCTGCAGAATTCCGTAACATCAACTGTGAAGTAATTGCCGCTTCTTGTGACAGTCAATTTTCCCATCTTGCATGGGTTAACACTCCTCGTAAGCAGGGTGGTTTAGGTGAAATGGACATTCCTCTCCTCGCTGACAAGTCTGGCAAAATCGCTAGATCTTATGGTGTCTTGGATGAAGAAACTGGTATACCGTTCAGAGGCCTATTCATTATTGATGGAAATCAAGTATTGCGTCAGATCACCGTCAACGATCTTCCCGTGGGACGTTCCGTGGACGAGACACTACgtttggtgcaggcatttcagtacACCGATACTCACGGCGAAGTGTGCCCAGCTGGCTGGAAGCCTGGAGCTAAGACCATGATACCTAATCCTTCTGCTAGTAAGGAATACTTCAGTACCCTTGATGGATAA